A single Roseinatronobacter monicus DNA region contains:
- a CDS encoding polysaccharide biosynthesis tyrosine autokinase has protein sequence MNSSTQDIAEGEVDLGQILGTLWRGKGWIGAAMALGLAIGAFTIANTNPTFQADALLQLEEKSGSLALPSSLSAMVETDPRSVTEIEILRSRMVLGRAIADQNLDWRVTPDTMALVGTVFARYRFRLLDTVIPARFARPGDRIALDTLIVPPGLLNADFILSVTSATEYQLVLPDGLRLNGVVGQPLTHAETGFALTLASITAQPGRRFYVRQVDERRAINVLRDRLSVSERGRASGILEVRLTGENRTEDMRSLDAIIQAYLGQNISRSSAEAESSLTFIRAQLPLAEQTLRTAEAALNAFRQQQVTIDLTLETQTILGQVTRIEGELADLQRREDELAQRFTPSHPTYRQLLDERARLDARLAGLREQVGTLPETQRQILNLSREVELAQRIYTELLTRAQEVEVLRASTIGNVRIVDSASAAPLPVAPRKALILALGMGLGAVTGIGAVLARNWMRKGVQDPAELEQLGLPVLATINYNKHADTEGRREGKLGILAFESPADLTVEAFRSLRTSLHFAMLDARTPSLTVTSSHPEAGKSFLSINLAAVAAQSGQRVCVIDADMRRGQLRRYFGMSRDVPGLAEVLAGDLPFEDALFQGPHENLFLLPTGQYPPNPSELLMRAGLSELIAACAQHFALTIFDTPPILAVTDPVILARNTGAAIFIASHDTTPLGEVAEAQKTCAAAGVKFSGAVLNRYDPKRAGGQAGYGYGYGYRYTYKQRAQ, from the coding sequence GTGAATAGCAGCACGCAGGACATCGCAGAGGGTGAAGTGGATCTGGGCCAGATCCTTGGCACCCTGTGGCGCGGAAAGGGATGGATCGGGGCTGCAATGGCACTCGGGTTGGCCATAGGCGCGTTCACAATCGCCAACACAAACCCCACATTTCAGGCCGATGCGCTGTTGCAACTTGAGGAAAAGAGCGGGTCACTCGCACTGCCCAGCAGCTTGTCCGCGATGGTCGAGACTGACCCGCGCAGCGTGACAGAAATCGAGATATTGCGCTCTCGAATGGTGCTGGGGCGGGCGATTGCGGATCAGAACCTTGATTGGCGCGTGACACCTGACACTATGGCTTTGGTTGGCACGGTGTTCGCGCGCTACCGGTTCCGCCTGCTCGACACAGTCATTCCGGCAAGATTTGCGCGCCCCGGCGACAGGATTGCGCTGGACACACTGATAGTGCCCCCCGGCCTGCTGAACGCAGATTTTATCCTGAGTGTCACCAGTGCGACGGAATATCAGCTGGTCCTGCCGGATGGTTTGCGCCTGAATGGGGTGGTGGGACAACCGCTAACACACGCGGAGACCGGCTTTGCGCTGACACTCGCAAGCATCACAGCCCAGCCGGGCCGACGGTTTTATGTCAGGCAGGTTGATGAGCGTCGCGCGATCAATGTTCTGCGCGACAGGCTTTCGGTCAGTGAACGGGGCCGCGCATCTGGCATTCTTGAAGTCCGCCTGACAGGCGAGAACCGGACCGAAGATATGCGGTCCCTTGACGCGATCATTCAAGCATATCTGGGTCAGAACATTTCGCGCAGTTCCGCCGAAGCAGAAAGCAGCCTGACTTTTATCCGCGCGCAACTGCCACTTGCAGAGCAGACCCTGCGCACTGCCGAAGCCGCGCTGAATGCATTTCGACAGCAACAGGTGACAATTGACCTGACGCTTGAAACGCAGACCATACTTGGTCAGGTGACGCGGATCGAGGGCGAGTTGGCCGATTTGCAACGCCGCGAAGATGAACTGGCACAACGCTTCACCCCATCGCACCCGACATACCGGCAGCTTCTGGACGAACGCGCCCGACTGGACGCGCGTCTGGCGGGGCTGCGCGAACAGGTGGGCACCCTGCCCGAAACCCAGCGCCAGATCCTGAACCTGTCCCGCGAGGTTGAGCTGGCGCAACGGATATACACCGAACTGCTGACCCGCGCGCAAGAAGTAGAGGTGCTGCGCGCAAGTACCATCGGGAATGTCAGGATCGTAGACAGCGCCAGCGCGGCACCCTTGCCTGTCGCCCCCCGCAAGGCCCTGATCCTTGCGCTTGGCATGGGTCTTGGTGCCGTGACTGGCATCGGTGCGGTGCTTGCCCGCAACTGGATGCGCAAGGGTGTGCAAGACCCCGCTGAGTTGGAGCAGCTTGGCCTGCCCGTTCTTGCGACGATCAACTACAACAAGCACGCCGATACAGAGGGGCGCCGCGAGGGGAAGCTGGGCATTCTGGCATTTGAAAGCCCCGCCGACCTGACGGTCGAGGCATTTCGGTCGCTGCGAACCAGCCTGCATTTTGCGATGCTCGACGCGCGCACCCCCAGCCTGACAGTCACGTCGTCCCATCCCGAGGCAGGCAAAAGCTTTCTGTCTATCAACCTCGCCGCCGTCGCGGCACAGTCCGGACAACGCGTCTGTGTGATTGATGCCGATATGCGCCGTGGGCAACTGCGCCGCTATTTCGGCATGTCGCGCGATGTGCCCGGCTTGGCCGAAGTATTGGCGGGCGATTTGCCGTTCGAGGACGCGCTGTTTCAGGGGCCGCATGAGAACCTTTTTCTGCTGCCGACAGGGCAATATCCGCCCAATCCCTCGGAACTTCTGATGCGCGCCGGGTTGTCTGAATTGATTGCGGCTTGCGCGCAACATTTTGCGCTGACGATCTTTGATACGCCGCCTATTCTCGCTGTGACCGATCCGGTGATCTTGGCGCGCAATACCGGCGCTGCCATTTTCATCGCCAGCCACGATACGACCCCGCTGGGCGAGGTGGCGGAGGCGCAAAAGACATGCGCGGCCGCTGGTGTGAAATTCTCTGGCGCGGTCCTGAACCGATATGACCCCAAAAGGGCGGGCGGGCAGGCCGGGTACGGGTATGGCTACGGGTATCGCTACACCTACAAACAGCGCGCGCAATAG
- a CDS encoding low molecular weight phosphotyrosine protein phosphatase, whose protein sequence is MRAVVPSILVVCVGNICRSPVAERLLAAKLAERRSSIRVASAGLAAVTGHAADADATAAALAHGVRLDGHVARQFTYALGAEHALILVMEPGHRRDILKTAPDLFGRIMLFDHWTGGKGIADPYRRGVQFHQDIAAQIDAAATAWVDRLAT, encoded by the coding sequence GTGCGCGCGGTGGTGCCCTCCATTCTGGTCGTCTGCGTCGGCAATATATGCCGATCACCCGTCGCAGAACGCCTGTTGGCGGCCAAACTGGCGGAACGCAGGTCCAGTATCCGCGTCGCATCGGCAGGGCTTGCCGCCGTCACGGGCCATGCTGCGGACGCGGATGCAACTGCGGCGGCATTGGCGCATGGTGTCCGACTGGACGGGCATGTCGCGCGGCAATTCACGTATGCACTGGGCGCGGAACATGCACTGATACTGGTCATGGAGCCCGGCCATAGGCGCGACATCCTCAAAACTGCGCCGGACTTGTTTGGCAGGATTATGCTGTTTGACCATTGGACCGGCGGCAAGGGAATTGCCGACCCCTATCGCCGCGGGGTCCAGTTTCACCAAGACATCGCCGCACAAATAGACGCCGCTGCCACAGCATGGGTGGACAGGCTTGCAACATAA
- a CDS encoding polysaccharide biosynthesis/export family protein, with protein MFTNAFWGMLNDALSKKTPALCAFLILLALSACSDGYVQFPTSPEGQRALGDDVEVIVLSAENIGDFTSPSRQHQATLLPGGRNWTYAVGAGDILSVIVFDHPELTLPAGPQRSAAESGFQVAGDGTITYPYIGAVRATGRSVGQIRSDISQRLANFIPNPQVEVRIAAYNSQAIVVSGEVATPNRQPLTSVGTSLIEAINAGGGFTEFADPRSVTVQRGGRIYHVDVQGFLEGGMTQNNPVLRTGDVVNVPRRRAEEAYLLGEVARPDVMDLSREPITLTQALTRRGGLQTPRANARGVLVFRAHGNDMTRVFQLDTSSPSGLLLGTRFVLEPGDVVYVLRSALQRWNDTIVRLLPTVQAARSVEDFVN; from the coding sequence GATGCTCTCTCGAAGAAAACTCCTGCTCTTTGTGCATTTCTGATCTTGCTGGCCCTCTCTGCGTGTTCTGATGGGTATGTCCAGTTCCCGACCAGCCCAGAGGGGCAGCGCGCGCTTGGTGACGATGTCGAGGTGATTGTTCTGTCTGCCGAAAATATCGGCGACTTTACCAGCCCGTCCCGTCAGCATCAGGCGACACTGCTGCCCGGCGGGCGCAACTGGACCTATGCGGTTGGCGCGGGCGACATATTGTCGGTTATCGTGTTTGACCACCCGGAACTGACCCTGCCCGCCGGACCACAGCGCAGCGCTGCCGAAAGCGGGTTTCAGGTGGCAGGAGATGGAACCATCACCTACCCCTATATCGGAGCCGTTCGCGCCACTGGCCGCTCAGTCGGGCAGATACGCAGCGACATCTCGCAACGGCTGGCAAATTTCATTCCGAACCCGCAGGTCGAAGTGCGGATCGCGGCCTATAATTCGCAGGCCATCGTTGTCTCGGGCGAAGTTGCGACCCCGAACCGCCAGCCTTTGACATCCGTTGGCACCAGCCTGATCGAAGCGATCAATGCAGGCGGCGGTTTCACTGAATTTGCCGACCCCCGCAGTGTAACTGTCCAGCGGGGCGGACGGATCTACCATGTTGATGTGCAGGGTTTTCTCGAAGGGGGCATGACCCAGAATAATCCGGTCTTGCGCACCGGCGATGTTGTGAATGTGCCCCGTCGCCGCGCCGAAGAAGCGTATCTGCTGGGCGAGGTTGCGCGCCCTGATGTCATGGACCTGTCGCGCGAACCCATCACCCTGACGCAGGCCTTGACGCGCAGGGGCGGATTGCAGACGCCGCGCGCCAATGCCCGCGGGGTGTTGGTGTTTCGGGCGCATGGCAATGACATGACGCGGGTGTTCCAACTCGACACATCCTCGCCCAGTGGCTTGTTGCTGGGCACGCGGTTTGTTCTGGAACCGGGGGATGTTGTCTATGTTCTGCGCTCTGCGTTGCAGCGCTGGAATGATACGATTGTGCGCCTTCTGCCCACGGTGCAGGCGGCCCGCTCCGTCGAAGACTTTGTGAACTAA